CGGCCAATGCTATCGGGCGCGGCAAAAAGCTGCACCAAATTGAGTGGCGAAGGTTGGCCCGAGGTCGCATCGGTAATCACAACCCGCAAAAGCGCCTCACCAACTGCTGGAGGATTCGGGGCAAGTGTGGCAACAACCCGATAGGCTCCGCGTACCTCGTCGATCAACACTTGCTCGTTTGGATTATCCGCGAAAGCGCGGTTGGGCAGGAGCACCAGCAGCGCTAGTGCCACAAACAGAAATCGTAGAATGCGCATACTTCCCTATGGTACAATGCTTCAGCCTGCGCCATTGGCGGCGCATTGCCTGTAGTATATCGCGATTTTAACCAAACCTGTCGTGGGGATGTCATGTTTTTAATTGTTGGGCTGGGCAATCCAGGTGAGAAATATCTGAATAATCGACATAATGTGGGCTTTCAATGTGTAGCTGAGTTTGCTCGTCGCCATAACTTAAGTTTCGATGGCAAGCGCTCCGATGCTCGGATTGCCGAGGGCTTGGTCAATGGTCAACGAGTGGCCTTGGCTCGCCCGCAAACCTTTATGAACGATAGTGGCAAATCGGTCGTTGGCCTCGTAAATTGGTACAAAATCGACCCAGCCAGCGAATTATTGGTGGTTTATGATGATTTAGATCTGCCTTTTGGCACGATCAAGCTGCGCAATCAAGGGAGTTCTGGTGGTCAGCGCGGCATGAATTCGATTATCCAATTGCTGGGAACCCAAAAATTTGCCCGTTTGCGTTTTGGCATTGGCCGCCCACCCGAAGGTTGGGAAGTGATTCATTTTGTGCTCGGCAATTGGAATGCTGCCGAACGTGAAACCTTGCCAAAACTCTACGATCGGGCGGTTGAGGCGTGCGAATTATGCCTAAGTGATGGCGTGACCAAAGCCATGAATGCCGTCAATGGCGAAGCCCCCAAGCAAAACAAAGACCAAGCAAAGGAGCCAGCCAATGAGCAACCACGTTGATTATGCCCAAGCTCGCAGCTATTGCCTGAGCCTTGACGACGCGATTGAAGATTATCCGTTTGGGATTGAGCCATTGGTGTTTAAAATTGGCGATGAGCGCGGCAAAATGTTTGCCCTGCTCGTGCGTAGTGAGCCAGCCCAAATTAGCCTGAAATGCGATCCTGATCGGGCTGAGATGTTGCGCGAACAATATCCAGCGATTACGGCTGGCTATCATTTAAATAAGCGCCATTGGAACACAATTGTGCTTGATGGCAGCGTGCCCGACGAGGAATGTTTGGCGCTGATCGCCCATTCATATGATTTAGTGCGGCCAAAACGGCGTAAAGCCTAGACATGCCCTCACCCAACC
This portion of the Herpetosiphon gulosus genome encodes:
- the pth gene encoding aminoacyl-tRNA hydrolase, which encodes MFLIVGLGNPGEKYLNNRHNVGFQCVAEFARRHNLSFDGKRSDARIAEGLVNGQRVALARPQTFMNDSGKSVVGLVNWYKIDPASELLVVYDDLDLPFGTIKLRNQGSSGGQRGMNSIIQLLGTQKFARLRFGIGRPPEGWEVIHFVLGNWNAAERETLPKLYDRAVEACELCLSDGVTKAMNAVNGEAPKQNKDQAKEPANEQPR
- a CDS encoding MmcQ/YjbR family DNA-binding protein, with protein sequence MSNHVDYAQARSYCLSLDDAIEDYPFGIEPLVFKIGDERGKMFALLVRSEPAQISLKCDPDRAEMLREQYPAITAGYHLNKRHWNTIVLDGSVPDEECLALIAHSYDLVRPKRRKA